In Priestia filamentosa, the DNA window ATAAGAAATAATTTGCCCAAGGGAAAAACAGTTTAGTTTTGTTTAAACTTTTTTCTTTAAGCTATAGTAGTTCATAGAGGCAATTATGTTTCTGTAGACCCACTATGACGCGGTTTGGTAAACTAATTTTGCTGCAAATAATGTCTTTTCTACATACGTTATAAAGTTGGTTAAAAGGAAAGAATGTAAGGAAGACTAAATATTCAGTAGCGCAGTTAGATGAAGGAGCGTGGATATAGTGAGCGCGGAGCGTGGCGCATGGGTTAGTATTTATACTTATCTTATCCTTTCAACGCTTAAACTGTTTATTGGGAACATAGCGAACTCAGAAGCTTTAAGTGCAGATGGATTAAATAACTTTACAGATATTATCGCCTCAGTAGCTGTTTTAATCGGTTTGAAAATTTCAAAGAAACCTCGAGATAAAAACCACCCGTACGGACATTCAAGAGCTGAAAACATTTCTTCTTTACTTGCCTCGTTTATTATGATGGTTATTGGATTCCAAGTTTTATATGAAGCGGTTCAATCTCTTTGGCATCAGGAAGCAACAACTCCAAGTCTTTTGGCCGCTTTAGTAGGAGCAGGAGCAGCCATTGTAATGTTCTGTGTTTTTCTTTACAACAAGCGCCTTGCTGATAAATTGCAAAGTGGAGCATTAAAAGCTGTTGCAAAAGACAATCTTTCAGATGCTCTCGTAAGCGTTGGGGCTGTTGTAGGAATCATTGGAGCATATTTTGGTCTTTCGTGGTTAGATCCACTTGCAGCTCTAGTTGTTGGGCTTATCATTTGTAAAACGGCTTTTGAAATTTTTAAAGAAACGTCGCTTTTATTAACAGATGGATTTGATGAAGACAAAATGGGTGAATATAAGGAAGCCGTCAAGGCTATTACAGGAGTAAATGATGTTAAAGATTTAAGAGCGCGCATGCATGGTAATGATGTTGTGCTTGATGTTACAGTGACCGTTAATCCAGAGCTTAGCGTTGTACGCAGTCATGAGATTGCAGATGAGATTGAAGAAGAGCTCGAAACTAAACATCAGATTTCGATGATTCATGTTCATATCGAACCAGATCATTAAGGAAAAGGAAGGAGAAAATTCTCCTTCCTTTTTTAGCTTAAAAATAGGATTTTGCCTTCTTTTCTAGAATAGAGTACAACGCATAAAAGAGGAGGTTAAAATATGGAAGAACATGAGTTAAAGGCCGTAATTCGTGAATATGATAAAGCTATTCAAAATGAGGAGCTTGATACGTTAATGAACTATTATACAGATGACGCAGTTCTAGTTGTGAAACAAGGAATGATTGCAAAAGGAAAAGAGGAAATCAAAAAAGCCTTTATTGCAATTGCGAAATATTTTAATAATAGCATTGTTCCAACCCAAGGAGAGATGGTGATCTTAGAAGCAGGAGATACAGCTCTTGTTCTTTCACAAACGTTTCTTGATGCCAATAAAGAAGATTCCAAATATCCAATGGAGAGAAGAGCAACATATGTATTTCGAAAAAATGCAGAAGGAAGATGGCTTTGTGCCATTGATAACTCATATGGTACAGATTTGATTCCAAGCGAAGAATAGTAATAGAAAACACCTATTTCCTTCCTTTTTTGTATAATAACAGCTAATATAGGCAAAATATTTTATGTTAAAAGTGAACTATGAGAAAATAAAGATGCTTATCAAAAAGAAAAAGAAGGAATTAAGGTGACAAACTCTTTACAATCTACAACAACTCTACATAATGGAATTGAAATGCCTTGGTTTGGGCTAGGTGTATTCAAAGTTGAGGATGGATCAGAAGTAATTGAATCTGTGAAATCAGCAATCAAAGCAGGTTACATTAGCATTGATACTGCTGCTGTATATGGAAATGAAGAAGGTGTTGGAAAAGGTATTGCTGATTCTGGAGTTGACCGTGAACGCCTCTTTGTAACCTCTAAAGTTTGGAACAGTGATCAAGGATATGAATCAACATTAAAAGCATTTGATACAACGCTTGAAAAGCTTGGTCTTGAATACCTTGATTTATATTTAATTCACTGGCCTGTTGAAGGAAAGTATAAAGAAACGTGGAAAGCACTTGAGAAATTATATAAAGATGGACGCATTCGTGCTATTGGGGTTAGTAACTTCCAAATTCATCATTTAGAAGATTTACTAACAGATGCTGAAATTGTACCGATGGTAAACCAAGTAGAGTATCATCCACACCTTACTCAAAAAGAACTTCATGCTTTTTGTAAAGATAAAGGTATTCAGCTTGAAGCATGGTCTCCGCTTAAGCAAGGGGAGCTTTTGCAAGATGAAACAATCACTCGTATTGCTGACAAGTATAATAAATCAGCAGCACAAGTAATTTTACGTTGGGATTTACAAAATGAAGTTGTAACAATTCCAAAATCAACAAAGGAACATCGTATTATTCAAAATGCTGATATTTTTGATTTCCAATTAACAAAAGAAGAAATGAATGAAATTAATGCTCTAAACAAAAATGAGCGAGTTGGTCCGGACCCAGATAATTTCGACTTCTAATAAAAAAGGTTCCCTTCTTTAGAAGGGAACCTTTTTTATTGTGCTTTTGTTATTTCCATAATAGTTAATTTATTGAAATTAAAATCATTATTTCATATGCGTGAAATAGGTCTAAAAAAACAAAAAAAGGAAATAAAATGTTATTTATCTAGGTTTTACGGCATGTTTTAGAAATAACTACCTCACCTTTTTAACTGGAAAATATGTTAGTATTGTAAGCAGAAGAAAAAGGATAAAAGAGGTGGAGGTAACGTGAAAGTTTTAAATGCCGCAACACCAGAGATGGAGACATACATAGAAGAGATGAGCGAGCACTTAGTCTACAATATTTTACCTTGCTACTTTTCTCAGGAAGAGATCCAAACATACAAAAATGTTCAGTTTCTCTCAATAAGCTATGCAAAGCAAAAAGTATATAATGGCTTTTTACATGAAGCTTTAAAGGTTATTAGCAGCATGCAAACGATTACTAATCTTATTGAAACTGTTCAAACGAGAGAAATTACAAACCAGGATCGAAAGCTTTTTCATCATAATATTTCTATTTTAGAGAAATATGGGTTTTTATTTCCGTTTGAAATGGATTATTTCTCGAAAGAACGTTATCAGATTACACAAGGACATTATGAATATCGCTTCATTGTGAACTAAATGGCAGCGGGTTTTCCCGCTGCCTTTTTCTAGTTCCCCTCTTTCGCTTTTCTGATTATAATAAAAGTACAGATTTGTAGTGATTCAGCTTAGAAAGTTTTACTTTTACAAAAAAGGGAACAATATAAAGAATGTTGAAAAAGGAGCTACAGATGCATGTCAGAAATCGATTTATCCAAATTTGAGAAGAAAGTTATTATGCGTAATATTGAACATAAAGACATTGAAAAAATTATTGAGCTTCAAGAGCTTTGCTTTCCTGGAATGAACCCATGGAAAAAAGATCAGCTTCAAAGTCATCTGGATATTTTTCCAGAAGGCCAGATCTGTGTCGAGTTTGATGGAGAAATTATTGGGTCTTGTTCAAGCTTAATTATAAACTTTGATGAGTATGACGATAAACACACGTGGGATGATATAACAGACGAAGGTTATATTACAAATCACAATAGTGATGGCTATAACTTGTATGGAATTGAAGTTATGGTTCACCCTCAATTTCGAGGAATGAAAATTGGGCGCCGTCTTTATGAAGCTCGTAGAGATTTAGCGCGAGCTCACAATTTAAAAAGCATTATTATTGGAGGAAGAATTCCTAATTATCATAAATATGCAGATGAATTTACGCCACGTGAATATGTAGAAGAAGTGAAAGAACATAAAATTTATGATCCTGTTCTTTCATTCCAGCTTATGAATGGGTTTACCGTTATGCGAATTAATCCAAACTATTTGCCTGATGATGCAGCTTCAAATCAGTATGCGACGCTTATGGAGTGGAACAATATTGATTATGTAGCAAAATCAAAGCGTCACTACAAAACATCTTTTCCAGTAAGGATTTGTGTAGTACAGTATGCAATGAAACAAATTAACTCATTTGAAGATTTTGCACAGCAAGCTGAATATTATATTGATGTTGCATATGATGCTGGAGCTGATTTCTGCGTATTCCCCGAAATCTTTACAACACAGCTTATGTCATTTTTAAATGAGCATATTCCTAGAAAAGCTGTTCAGCGTGTAACAGAGTATACTGAAGAATACATTGAGCTTTTTACAGATCTTGCTGTAAAGTACAATGTTAACATTATTGGTGGATCACATTTTGTAGAAGAAGATGAGCATATTTATAACATCGCGTATCTTTTCAGAAGAGATGGAACAATTGAAAAGCAATATAAGCTTCACATTACACCAAATGAGCGAAAATGGTGGGGAATTTCGGCTGGAGAAGAAGTGGAAGTATTTGATACAGACTGTGGGCCAATTGCTATTCAAATTTGCTATGACATTGAATTTCCTGAGCTTGCACGTATTGCGACAGAAAAAGGAGCCAAAATTATCTTTACTCCGTTCTGTACAGAGGATCGCCAAGGCTATTTACGTGTGCGCTATTGTGCTCAATCAAGAGCAGTGGAAAACCAGATTTATACTGTTATCGCAGGAACAGTTGGAAACTTACCGCAAGTGGAGAATATGGATATTCAATATGCTCAGTCCGCTATTTTTGCACCTTCTGATTTTGAATTTGCACGCGATGGCATTGTAGGCGAGTGCAATCCTAATATTGAAATGGTCGTTATTGGAGATGTTGATTTAGAAATTCTACGTCGCCAACGCCAGTCAGGAACAGTTCGACAGTTAAAAGATCGTCGTCGTGATATTTACACTGTTCACTATAAGAAGTAATGTTAAAAGGGCATCCTTATTTCCTTTTTCTCTAAGGATGCTTTTTTAATATGAAATAAATTATAATGGAGGAAAAATTGTGAGCTTTGAAGATCAACAAGTTATACCAGCTATTCGCGATATGAAGCAGCTTGAACGTTTTTTACGTTCTCCGTATCAATATGGAGTTTTATTGGAATGTTATTTAGGACATTTAAAGGGAATAGCACGTGCGGCTCAAGAGCACGATAAAAAGCTAATTTTCCATGTTGATTTAATTAGTGGTCTAAAACACGATGAACATGCTGTGGATTTTTTATGTCAGGAAATTAAGCCTGCTGGTATTATTTCAACGCGTTTAAATGTAATTCTAAAAGCTAAACAAAAAGGGGTATATGCCATTCAGCGCGTTTTTCTTTTAGACAGTCAAGCACTTGAAAAAAGCTTCGCTGTTATTAATAAAGGAAAACCAGACTACATAGAGCTCCTTCCTGGAGTTGTTCCACACCTTATTAAGGAAGTAAAGAAAAAAACGAATACCCCTGTCCTTGCAGGAGGACTTATTCGAGCAGAGCATGAAATTAAAAAAGCATTGGAAGCAGGAGCTGCAGCTGTTACAACGTCTAATGAGGAGCTTTGGAAAAAAAAGTAGTAAAAAGGGTTTGACAACGCTTTCACTTTCTAGTACTCTAGTATCAAAGTTAATACACGTGACGGAGACAAGAACCACAGTACATCCCTAATCAACCTTAGGGGTATACTGTGGTTTTTTGCAGTTTGTCACATCGCCATTAATAGATTTTTAGAAAAATATGAGCAAAGGGGATGAATTCCCATGGGTACTTTTACAGCGGAAATAGTCGGGACAATGATTTTAATTATACTAGGCGGAGGAGTTTGCGCAGGGGTTAACTTAAAAAAATCACTTGCTCATAAAAGTGACTGGATTGTAATTACTTTTGGCTGGGGATTAGCAGTAACAATGGGAGTTTACGCAGTTGGAAGTGTAAGCGGTGCACATTTGAATCCAGCTGTAACAATTGGAATGGCATTAGCTGGCCAGTTTGCTTGGGGAGATGTTCCACTTTATATTTTAGCTCAAATGATTGGAGCCTTTTTAGGAGCAGTTATTGTTTACTTTCATTATTTACCACACTGGAAAGCAACGGATGACCCAGGAGCAAAGCTTGGCGTATTTTCAACAGGACCAGCTATCTATCACCCGTTTTCAAACTTATTAAGTGAGATGATTGGAACATTCATTCTTGTTCTAGGATTATTAACAATAGGAGCAAATAAGTTTACAGAAGGCTTAAACCCGCTTATCGTTGGGTTCCTTATTTTAAGTATTGGTCTTTCTCTAGGGGGAACAACAGGATATGCAATTAACCCCGCAAGAGACTTAGGACCACGTATTGCACATGCATTACTTCCGATCGCAGGAAAAGGAGATTCAAACTGGAAATATGCATGGATTCCTGTTGTTGGGCCTATTCTTGGTGGAAGTTTAGGGGCAGTATTTTATAAAATAATATTTGAAGGAACAACAAGTGCTGTATATTGGGGAGTAGTAGCCATTGTGGTTGTAATATTAGCATTGGCGTACCGTATGTCTAAGAAACAAGACTACGTAGCAGGAGAAATAAAAAGAGAACTAAACTAATTTAGAGGGGGCAAAAGCTATGAGCACATACATTTTAGCATTAGATCAAGGAACAACAAGCTCAAGAGCTATTTTATTTAACAAAAAAGGCGAAATTGTTCATACATCACAGAAAGAATTTACACAATATTTTCCAAACCCTGGCTGGGTTGAACACAATGCAAATGAAATTTGGAGCTCCATTTTATCTTGTATTGCATCGTGTTTATCAGAATCCGGAGTAAAAGCAAATCAAGTTGAGGGAATTGGAATTACAAATCAGCGTGAAACAACAGTTGTATGGGATAAAAATACAGGCCAACCTGTTTATAATGCGATTGTTTGGCAATCACGCCAAACAAGCAGTATTTGCAATGAACTAAAAGAAAAAGGCTATAACGATACGTTCCGTGATAAAACAGGGCTTTTAATTGATGCTTATTTTGCAGGCACAAAAGTAAAATGGATTTTAGATAATGTAGATGGAGCACGTGAGAAAGCAGAAAATGGTGAGCTGTTATTTGGGACAATTGATACGTGGCTTATTTGGAAGCTATCTGGTGGAAAAGCGCACGTTACAGACTATTCAAATGCCTCACGTACGCTTATGTTTAATATCTATGATTTAAAATGGGATGAAGAATTGCTAGAGATTCTAGGTGTCCCAGCGTCTATGCTTCCAGAAGTAAAGGCGTCTTCAGAAGTATATGCAGAAACAATTGATTACCACTTTTTTGGTCAAAAAGTACCTATTGCAGGAGCAGCTGGTGACCAGCAGTCAGCACTCTTTGGGCAAGCGTGCTTTGAAAAAGGGATGGCTAAAAATACGTATGGCACAGGTTGTTTCATGCTTATGAACACAGGAGAAAAAGCTGTTAAGTCTGAGCACGGTTTGTTAACAACGATTGCATGGGGGATTGATGGAAAAGTAGAGTATGCGCTTGAAGGTAGTATTTTTGTAGCTGGTTCGGCTATTCAATGGCTTCGAGATGGGCTTCGTATGTTTAATAATGCTGCAGACAGTCAAAAATACGCGGAGCGTGTTGAATCAACAGATGGAGTTTATATGGTCCCTGCTTTTGTTGGATTAGGAACACCGTATTGGGATAGCGATGTACGTGGTGCAATGTTTGGATTGACTCGTGGAACTAAAAAAGAGCATTTTGTTCGAGCAACACTTGAATCACTAGCTTATCAAACACGTGATGTCCTTGATGCTATGAAAGAAGATGCAGAAATGGAAATCAAGCGTTTGCGTGTTGATGGAGGAGCTGTTAAAAATGATTTTCTCATGCAGTTCCAAAGCGATATTTTAGATGTTCCTGTTGAAAGACCTACAATTAATGAAACGACAGCTCTTGGAGCAGCATACCTTGCAGGGCTTGCTGTTGGGTTCTGGGAAAGTCGTGATGAAATAGCAGAGAAGTGGGATGTTGAAAAAGCATTTGAATCGAAAATGGAAGACGATCAGCGTACGAAGTTGTACGGTGGATGGAAAAAAGCTGTTGAAGCAGCAATGGTGTTCAAATAAAGAAAGAATCTTCTGAAGTGTGAAATAGAAAGATTCACAAAAAGATAAAAGTGTGATATATTAAAAATAAGTTAATAAATGGTTGGAGAATAGGAGAGACCACAGGACCTTATGGGTATATAAATATCATAAGGGACTTGTGGTCTCTTTTTATTTACTCTTAAAAGGAGGAATTATTCATGAGTTTTTCAGGGGAAAATCGTGCTGCGACATTAAGCGAAATGGAGAAGCAGCAGTTTGATGTATTAGTTATCGGTGGCGGTATTACAGGAAGTGGAATTGCTTTAGACGGAGCAACGCGCGGGTTGAAAATGGGACTTGTAGAAATGCAGGATTTCGCAGGAGGAACGTCAAGTCGTTCTACAAAGCTTGTGCACGGTGGACTGCGTTATTTAAAACAGTTTGAAGTAAAAATGGTAGCGGAAGTTGGAAAAGAAAGAGCTATTGTATACGAAAATGCACCGCATGTTACAACACCGGAGTGGATGATGCTTCCTTTCCATAAAGGAGGAACGTTTGGAAGTTTCACAACATCGATCGGTCTTCGCATGTATGACTTTCTTGCAGGTGTTAAACGAAGCGAGCGACGTCAAATGTTCTCCCGAAAAGAAACATTAAGACGTGAGCCGCTTGTGAAAGCTGAGAACCTACGAGGTGGCGGCTACTATGTTGAATATAAAACAGATGATGCTCGCCTGACTATCGAAGTAGCGAAGAAAGCAGTTGAAAAAGGAGCTACTCTTGTAAATTATGCCAAAGTAGAAAGCTTTCTTTACGAAGATAACAAAGTTGTGGGAGCGGTTGTTGTAGATCAGACAACTAAAAAAGCGTACCAAATTTATGCTAAAAAGATTATTAATGCTGCAGGACCTTGGGTTGATACACTTCGTGAAGAAGATCGCTCAAAAGAAGGCAAAACGCTTGTTCATACAAAAGGAATTCACTTAGTTATTGATGCAGAACGTTTCCCATTACAGCAAGCCATTTATTTTGATACACCTGATGGCCGCATGGTATTTGCCATTCCACGTGATGGAAAAACTTATGTTGGTACAACTGATACAGTTTATGATGGAGATCTTGTTCATCCGAGAATGACAAAAGCAGACCGTGAATATGTCATTAAATCAATTAACTACATGTTTCCGGCTGTAAACATTACCGAGAAAGATGTAGAATCAAGCTGGACGGGACTTCGCCCGCTTATTAATGAACAAGGAAAAGGGGCTTCTGAAATTTCGCGTAAAGATGAAATTTGGGAATCCAAATCAGGCTTAATTACAATTGCAGGGGGCAAGCTAACAGGCTATCGTAAAATGGCTGAAATGGTTTTAGATTCTGTAACGAAAAAAATCGAAGAGGAATACAATGTTTCGTTTCTTCCTTGTCAAACTAAACATCTTTCACTTTCAGGAGGAGAGTTTGGAGGATCTCAGAAATTTGAAAGATTTGTAAAACAAAAAGTGGAAGAAGGAACAAAGATTGGTCTTGATCGCAAACAAGCTGAAAAATTAGCGAAACGCTATGGTTCAAATGTTGATAAAGTATTTGAGTATGTGAAAAATGGTGAACATGCAAATGTTCCTCCCGCTGTTTATGCTCAAGTTATGTACGGACTAGAATATGAGATGGTTGTAAAACCTGTTGACTTTTTCATTCGCCGTACTGGAGCGCTTTTCTTCAATATTTCATGGGTACATGAATGGAAAGTTGAAGTTATTAATCTTATGGCTTCAAAACTAGGCTGGACGCATGAACAAAAAGAATTATATAGACAAGAACTTGAAAAACATCTTCATGATGCAGTTGTTCCTGTTGATGAAGAAGATGACACAGCTCTTGCACAGTAAGAAGAAAATCCCATCTTAAAAAGTGAAACGAGATGGGATTTTTTTTCGTTAAGTTATAAAAAAACATGGTAATATAAATGGAAGAGAATTTTATAAAACGAGATTTAAGATTCATCATTAAGGAGGAGAAAGATGAGCTGGCATCAGCATTTTTTGCGTTGGGATAATGAAATTGAATTAGAAAATGAAATGAGAAAAAGTTTAGATAGTATTAAACATGATGAGAGATTGCTTGAAGAGCATTTTTATAAAAATCTAGAATTTGGTACAGGTGGAATGAGAGGCGAAATTGGAGTTGGAACAAATCGTATGAATCTCTATACCGTAAGGAAGGCATCAGCTGGATTTGCTCAGTATATTGAAAACGCGGGAGAAGAAGCGAAAAACCGCGGAGTTGTGATTGCGTACGATTCTCGCCATAAGTCCCCACAATTTGCTCTTGAAGCAGCTAAAACTCTTTCTTCATATGGAATTAAAACCTACCTTTTTACAGAACTTAAGCCAACACCACAGCTTTCATTTGCTGTTCGAGAGTTGCATGCTTTTGGTGGTATTGTTATAACAGCAAGTCATAATCCACCTGAATATAATGGTTATAAAGTATATGGGATGGATGGAGGGCAGCTTCCGCCTAAAAGTGCTGATGAGTTAATTTCTTATGTAAACGGTATCGAAAATGAGCTAAAGATTAAAGTGAAAGAAAAAGAAGAGCTAAAAGAAGAAGGTTTGCTTGTTATGCTTGACGATACACTTGATGAAGCATACAACAAGAAACTTCAAGAAGTTAGCGTTTCAAAAGAACTTTCACAGGAAGCTAAAGACAACGTAAGTGTAGTTTTTACACCTTTACATGGAACAGCTTATAAATCAGCAACAAAAGCGCTTGAAACGCTCGGTTATAAACATGTTCACGTTGTAGCAAAACAAGCAATGCCAGATCCTAATTTTACAACCGTGCTTTCTCCGAATCCTGAAGAAGCTGAGGCTTTTTCATATGCAATTAAAGATGGAAAAGATGTAAAAGCAGACGTTCTTCTTGCAACAGATCCTGATGCAGACCGAGTTGGACTTGCTGTTCGAAAAGACGATGGAGAATATACGCTTCTAACAGGAAATCAAACAGGAGCACTTTTACTAAAATATCTTTTATCTCAGCTTGAAAAGAGCGGAAATCTTCCTGAAAACGGAGCTGTTCTAAAAACAATTGTAACTTCTGAGCTTGGGCGCAAGATTGCAGAGGATTATAAGCTTACAGCAATTGATACCCTTACTGGATTTAAATTTATCGGCGAAAAAATTAAACAGTTTGAACAAACAAATGACCAGACATTTTTATTCGGCTATGAAGAGAGCTACGGCTATTTAGTTAAAGACTTTTGCCGAGATAAAGATGCGATTCAAGCACTGATCTTAGCTGTAGAAGCGTGTGCATTTTATAAACAACAGGGCAAAACGCTTTGGCACGTTATACAAAATATCTATGAAGAATACGGCTATTATAAAGAAAATTTAAAATCACTTACGTTAAAAGGAAAAGAAGGATCTGCTCAGATTGAGCACCTTTTAACATCTTTCCGTGCTACGCCCCCAGGAGAAGTAGCTGGCTTACGAGTTAAAACA includes these proteins:
- a CDS encoding cation diffusion facilitator family transporter, whose product is MDIVSAERGAWVSIYTYLILSTLKLFIGNIANSEALSADGLNNFTDIIASVAVLIGLKISKKPRDKNHPYGHSRAENISSLLASFIMMVIGFQVLYEAVQSLWHQEATTPSLLAALVGAGAAIVMFCVFLYNKRLADKLQSGALKAVAKDNLSDALVSVGAVVGIIGAYFGLSWLDPLAALVVGLIICKTAFEIFKETSLLLTDGFDEDKMGEYKEAVKAITGVNDVKDLRARMHGNDVVLDVTVTVNPELSVVRSHEIADEIEEELETKHQISMIHVHIEPDH
- a CDS encoding YybH family protein; the encoded protein is MEEHELKAVIREYDKAIQNEELDTLMNYYTDDAVLVVKQGMIAKGKEEIKKAFIAIAKYFNNSIVPTQGEMVILEAGDTALVLSQTFLDANKEDSKYPMERRATYVFRKNAEGRWLCAIDNSYGTDLIPSEE
- a CDS encoding aldo/keto reductase, which translates into the protein MPWFGLGVFKVEDGSEVIESVKSAIKAGYISIDTAAVYGNEEGVGKGIADSGVDRERLFVTSKVWNSDQGYESTLKAFDTTLEKLGLEYLDLYLIHWPVEGKYKETWKALEKLYKDGRIRAIGVSNFQIHHLEDLLTDAEIVPMVNQVEYHPHLTQKELHAFCKDKGIQLEAWSPLKQGELLQDETITRIADKYNKSAAQVILRWDLQNEVVTIPKSTKEHRIIQNADIFDFQLTKEEMNEINALNKNERVGPDPDNFDF
- a CDS encoding YhcU family protein; this encodes MKVLNAATPEMETYIEEMSEHLVYNILPCYFSQEEIQTYKNVQFLSISYAKQKVYNGFLHEALKVISSMQTITNLIETVQTREITNQDRKLFHHNISILEKYGFLFPFEMDYFSKERYQITQGHYEYRFIVN
- a CDS encoding bifunctional GNAT family N-acetyltransferase/carbon-nitrogen hydrolase family protein translates to MSEIDLSKFEKKVIMRNIEHKDIEKIIELQELCFPGMNPWKKDQLQSHLDIFPEGQICVEFDGEIIGSCSSLIINFDEYDDKHTWDDITDEGYITNHNSDGYNLYGIEVMVHPQFRGMKIGRRLYEARRDLARAHNLKSIIIGGRIPNYHKYADEFTPREYVEEVKEHKIYDPVLSFQLMNGFTVMRINPNYLPDDAASNQYATLMEWNNIDYVAKSKRHYKTSFPVRICVVQYAMKQINSFEDFAQQAEYYIDVAYDAGADFCVFPEIFTTQLMSFLNEHIPRKAVQRVTEYTEEYIELFTDLAVKYNVNIIGGSHFVEEDEHIYNIAYLFRRDGTIEKQYKLHITPNERKWWGISAGEEVEVFDTDCGPIAIQICYDIEFPELARIATEKGAKIIFTPFCTEDRQGYLRVRYCAQSRAVENQIYTVIAGTVGNLPQVENMDIQYAQSAIFAPSDFEFARDGIVGECNPNIEMVVIGDVDLEILRRQRQSGTVRQLKDRRRDIYTVHYKK
- a CDS encoding glycerol-3-phosphate responsive antiterminator, translated to MSFEDQQVIPAIRDMKQLERFLRSPYQYGVLLECYLGHLKGIARAAQEHDKKLIFHVDLISGLKHDEHAVDFLCQEIKPAGIISTRLNVILKAKQKGVYAIQRVFLLDSQALEKSFAVINKGKPDYIELLPGVVPHLIKEVKKKTNTPVLAGGLIRAEHEIKKALEAGAAAVTTSNEELWKKK
- a CDS encoding MIP/aquaporin family protein, which encodes MGTFTAEIVGTMILIILGGGVCAGVNLKKSLAHKSDWIVITFGWGLAVTMGVYAVGSVSGAHLNPAVTIGMALAGQFAWGDVPLYILAQMIGAFLGAVIVYFHYLPHWKATDDPGAKLGVFSTGPAIYHPFSNLLSEMIGTFILVLGLLTIGANKFTEGLNPLIVGFLILSIGLSLGGTTGYAINPARDLGPRIAHALLPIAGKGDSNWKYAWIPVVGPILGGSLGAVFYKIIFEGTTSAVYWGVVAIVVVILALAYRMSKKQDYVAGEIKRELN
- the glpK gene encoding glycerol kinase GlpK; protein product: MSTYILALDQGTTSSRAILFNKKGEIVHTSQKEFTQYFPNPGWVEHNANEIWSSILSCIASCLSESGVKANQVEGIGITNQRETTVVWDKNTGQPVYNAIVWQSRQTSSICNELKEKGYNDTFRDKTGLLIDAYFAGTKVKWILDNVDGAREKAENGELLFGTIDTWLIWKLSGGKAHVTDYSNASRTLMFNIYDLKWDEELLEILGVPASMLPEVKASSEVYAETIDYHFFGQKVPIAGAAGDQQSALFGQACFEKGMAKNTYGTGCFMLMNTGEKAVKSEHGLLTTIAWGIDGKVEYALEGSIFVAGSAIQWLRDGLRMFNNAADSQKYAERVESTDGVYMVPAFVGLGTPYWDSDVRGAMFGLTRGTKKEHFVRATLESLAYQTRDVLDAMKEDAEMEIKRLRVDGGAVKNDFLMQFQSDILDVPVERPTINETTALGAAYLAGLAVGFWESRDEIAEKWDVEKAFESKMEDDQRTKLYGGWKKAVEAAMVFK
- a CDS encoding glycerol-3-phosphate dehydrogenase/oxidase; the encoded protein is MSFSGENRAATLSEMEKQQFDVLVIGGGITGSGIALDGATRGLKMGLVEMQDFAGGTSSRSTKLVHGGLRYLKQFEVKMVAEVGKERAIVYENAPHVTTPEWMMLPFHKGGTFGSFTTSIGLRMYDFLAGVKRSERRQMFSRKETLRREPLVKAENLRGGGYYVEYKTDDARLTIEVAKKAVEKGATLVNYAKVESFLYEDNKVVGAVVVDQTTKKAYQIYAKKIINAAGPWVDTLREEDRSKEGKTLVHTKGIHLVIDAERFPLQQAIYFDTPDGRMVFAIPRDGKTYVGTTDTVYDGDLVHPRMTKADREYVIKSINYMFPAVNITEKDVESSWTGLRPLINEQGKGASEISRKDEIWESKSGLITIAGGKLTGYRKMAEMVLDSVTKKIEEEYNVSFLPCQTKHLSLSGGEFGGSQKFERFVKQKVEEGTKIGLDRKQAEKLAKRYGSNVDKVFEYVKNGEHANVPPAVYAQVMYGLEYEMVVKPVDFFIRRTGALFFNISWVHEWKVEVINLMASKLGWTHEQKELYRQELEKHLHDAVVPVDEEDDTALAQ
- a CDS encoding phospho-sugar mutase gives rise to the protein MSWHQHFLRWDNEIELENEMRKSLDSIKHDERLLEEHFYKNLEFGTGGMRGEIGVGTNRMNLYTVRKASAGFAQYIENAGEEAKNRGVVIAYDSRHKSPQFALEAAKTLSSYGIKTYLFTELKPTPQLSFAVRELHAFGGIVITASHNPPEYNGYKVYGMDGGQLPPKSADELISYVNGIENELKIKVKEKEELKEEGLLVMLDDTLDEAYNKKLQEVSVSKELSQEAKDNVSVVFTPLHGTAYKSATKALETLGYKHVHVVAKQAMPDPNFTTVLSPNPEEAEAFSYAIKDGKDVKADVLLATDPDADRVGLAVRKDDGEYTLLTGNQTGALLLKYLLSQLEKSGNLPENGAVLKTIVTSELGRKIAEDYKLTAIDTLTGFKFIGEKIKQFEQTNDQTFLFGYEESYGYLVKDFCRDKDAIQALILAVEACAFYKQQGKTLWHVIQNIYEEYGYYKENLKSLTLKGKEGSAQIEHLLTSFRATPPGEVAGLRVKTIEDYQVQKRAHLESGETETMSLPSSNVLKYFLEDGSWFCLRPSGTEPKVKFYFGVVSTTDEESVLKLEQLNNSIMDKVAAILESNEEEIKK